The Micromonospora sp. WMMD961 genome has a segment encoding these proteins:
- a CDS encoding ribonuclease J, protein MTEAHIEAELPPPLPEGGLRIIPLGGLGAIGRNMTVFEYDGKLLIVDCGVLFPDVEQPGVDLILPDFGPILDRLADVQAIVLTHGHEDHIGAVPYLLAHKPDIPLVGSQFTLALVEAKLAERRIQPYTLTVREGGRERLGPFECEFFAVNHSIPDALAVAIRTPAGLVLHTGDFKMDQLPLDGRITDLAGFARLGAEGVDLLLSDSTNAEIPGFVTPEREIGPVLDSIFAKAKGRIIVASFASHVHRVQQVFDSAAEHGRKVALIGRSMVRNMGIARDLGLLNIPAGLVIGIEEATTLPPDQIVLMSTGSQGEPMSALGRMASGDHRHITIAPGDTVVLASSLVPGNETSVYRVINRLARAGAVVVHKDVAKVHVSGHAPAGELLYLLNVVRPSNLMPVHGEWRHLRAHARLGIESGVAADRVVICEDGDVVDLVEGRASLVGHVKSRYVYVDGLAVGDVSESLLTERRILGDGGFIATTVVVDSVTGKVVAGPTLSAKGFSEDPEAFNPVIPLVTEALNRAAADGITDPHQLQQIVRRTVGRWVNDAYRRRPMIVPTVVEV, encoded by the coding sequence GTGACCGAGGCGCACATCGAGGCGGAGCTACCCCCGCCGCTGCCGGAGGGCGGCCTGCGGATCATCCCGCTCGGCGGGCTCGGCGCCATCGGTCGGAACATGACCGTCTTCGAGTACGACGGCAAGTTGCTGATCGTCGACTGCGGGGTCCTGTTCCCTGACGTCGAGCAGCCGGGTGTGGACCTGATCCTGCCCGACTTCGGTCCGATCCTGGACCGGCTGGCCGACGTCCAGGCGATCGTGCTGACGCACGGCCACGAGGACCACATCGGCGCGGTGCCCTACCTGCTCGCCCACAAGCCCGACATCCCCCTGGTCGGGTCCCAGTTCACCCTCGCCCTGGTCGAGGCGAAGTTGGCCGAGCGGCGCATCCAGCCGTACACCCTGACCGTGCGCGAGGGTGGCCGTGAGCGGCTCGGCCCGTTCGAGTGCGAGTTCTTCGCTGTCAACCACTCGATCCCGGACGCCCTCGCGGTGGCCATCCGTACGCCCGCCGGCCTGGTGCTGCACACCGGCGACTTCAAGATGGACCAGCTTCCGCTGGACGGCCGGATCACCGACCTGGCCGGCTTCGCCCGGCTCGGCGCCGAAGGTGTGGACCTGCTGCTGTCCGACTCCACCAACGCGGAGATCCCCGGCTTCGTCACCCCGGAGCGGGAGATCGGGCCGGTGCTCGACTCGATCTTCGCGAAGGCAAAGGGCCGGATCATCGTGGCCTCGTTCGCCTCGCACGTGCACCGGGTGCAGCAGGTCTTCGACTCCGCCGCCGAACACGGCCGCAAGGTCGCGCTGATCGGCCGGTCCATGGTCCGCAACATGGGCATCGCCCGGGACCTCGGTCTGCTCAACATCCCGGCCGGCCTGGTCATCGGGATCGAGGAGGCGACCACGCTGCCGCCGGACCAGATCGTGCTGATGTCCACCGGTTCGCAGGGTGAGCCGATGAGCGCGCTGGGCCGGATGGCCAGTGGCGACCACCGACACATCACCATCGCCCCGGGTGACACCGTCGTGCTGGCGTCCTCGCTGGTGCCCGGCAACGAGACCTCGGTCTACCGGGTGATCAACCGGCTCGCCCGGGCCGGAGCGGTGGTCGTGCACAAGGACGTGGCGAAGGTGCACGTCTCCGGGCACGCCCCGGCCGGGGAACTGCTCTACCTGCTCAACGTGGTCCGGCCCAGCAACCTGATGCCCGTCCACGGTGAGTGGCGTCACCTGCGGGCCCACGCCCGGCTCGGCATCGAGTCCGGGGTCGCCGCCGACCGGGTGGTGATCTGCGAGGACGGCGACGTGGTGGACCTCGTCGAGGGCCGGGCCAGCCTGGTCGGGCACGTGAAGAGCCGCTACGTCTACGTCGACGGCCTCGCCGTCGGCGACGTCAGCGAGTCGTTGCTCACCGAACGGCGGATCCTCGGTGACGGCGGCTTCATCGCCACCACAGTGGTGGTCGACTCCGTCACCGGCAAGGTGGTCGCCGGTCCGACGCTGTCCGCGAAGGGCTTCTCCGAGGACCCGGAGGCGTTCAACCCGGTGATCCCGCTGGTCACCGAGGCGCTCAACCGGGCCGCGGCGGACGGCATCACCGACCCGCACCAGCTTCAGCAGATCGTCCGGCGGACGGTGGGCCGGTGGGTCAACGACGCGTACCGTCGTCGCCCGATGATCGTGCCGACAGTGGTCGAGGTCTGA
- the dapA gene encoding 4-hydroxy-tetrahydrodipicolinate synthase, protein MTHDHLDAAARPVSRPFGRLLTAMVSPFTSDGSLDLDGAAQLASHLVDEQGNDALVVNGTTGESPTTTDAEKEHLIRAVVEAVGDRAKVVAGVGTNDTRHTIELAASAEKAGAHGLLVVTPYYNKPPQSGLLRHFTAVADATGLPVMLYDIPHRSGVPIETETLVRLAEHGRIVAVKDAKGDLTATSWVTSRSALAFYSGEDALTLPALAVGSVGLVGTSTHFTGALAAQLIDAYDAGDMATALALHRRLLPLFTGIFRTQGTILVKAGLAAQGLPAGPVRPPLVDATDDEIAQLRADFAAAGLELPE, encoded by the coding sequence ATGACGCACGACCACCTCGACGCCGCCGCCCGACCGGTGTCCCGCCCCTTCGGCCGGCTGCTCACAGCCATGGTGAGCCCGTTCACCTCCGACGGCTCCCTCGACCTCGACGGTGCCGCCCAGCTGGCGAGCCATCTGGTCGACGAGCAGGGCAACGACGCGCTGGTGGTCAACGGCACCACCGGCGAGTCGCCGACCACCACCGACGCCGAGAAGGAACACCTGATCCGGGCCGTGGTGGAGGCCGTCGGTGACCGTGCCAAGGTGGTCGCCGGGGTCGGCACCAACGACACCCGACACACCATCGAGTTGGCCGCCAGCGCCGAGAAGGCGGGCGCGCACGGCCTGCTCGTAGTCACCCCCTACTACAACAAGCCGCCGCAGAGCGGGTTGCTGCGGCACTTCACCGCGGTGGCCGACGCCACCGGCCTGCCGGTGATGCTGTACGACATCCCGCACCGTTCCGGTGTGCCGATCGAGACCGAGACGCTGGTCCGGCTCGCCGAGCACGGCCGGATCGTCGCGGTCAAGGACGCCAAGGGCGACCTGACCGCGACCAGCTGGGTGACCAGCCGGAGCGCCCTCGCCTTCTACAGCGGCGAGGACGCCCTCACCCTGCCGGCGCTGGCCGTCGGTTCGGTGGGCCTGGTCGGCACCTCCACGCACTTCACCGGGGCGCTGGCCGCACAACTGATCGATGCGTACGACGCGGGGGACATGGCGACCGCGCTGGCGCTGCACCGGCGGCTGCTGCCGCTGTTCACCGGCATCTTCCGCACCCAGGGCACGATCCTGGTGAAGGCGGGCCTGGCAGCGCAGGGCCTGCCGGCCGGCCCGGTGCGACCCCCGCTGGTGGACGCCACCGACGACGAGATCGCCCAGCTGCGCGCGGACTTCGCGGCAGCGGGCCTGGAGCTGCCCGAATGA